CAATCATACTCCGCTCAAAATCTTTGATTCATCATTACAATGAGCAAAGTACCCCACATGGAAGAACCTCTTGTGGATATTCTGGAGCTGGGGCGTTGGATGGCTGAAAATCATATCAGCCGCTCCACGCTGGCTTCGGCCATTGGCATGAACAGAAGCGCCATCGACAACTACTTTGTCAGAAAAAAGCTCTCCCGGCATGCCCAAATCCTCATCAAGCGGTTCATGGACGGCCAGGAAGCCCTGGCCGCCTCCAATGAGGTATCTTCCCTCATCACGGTTCCCCTGAAAAACCGGATCATCAATCTTGCCATGAAAGCCGCCGTCCGGAAAAACCTCACGCTGGAGGAATTCATGGCGCGGGCCGTGGAGGGAGCCGCGAAGAACGTTGAGGAAGAAAAATAAAATCATGAAGCGTTTGCAGGCAATGGCGGCAGTCCCGGCGTAAGATCCCAGCAGCATCACCTTTTCCTTGGCATTTCTCATGGCAGCCCCGGCCCATTCCAGAAATCACGGCATTGACCTTCTCCGGTGCCTGTCCATGTTCTTCGTCGTCCTTCTTCATGTGCTCAAATGGGGGGAGGGCGGCAACCTGGACAACAGCTTCCTCGGAACGCCCAATTACGCCGTCTCCTGGTATCTTGAACTCAGCGCCTACTGCGCCGTCAACTGCTTTGCCCTTATCACAGGCTACGTGGGCGTCAATGTGCCGTACCGGATTTCCCGTTTTATCAACTTATGGTTTCAGGTCTTCTTTTACACCGCTGGAATAACCTTTTTATTTAAATGGCTCGTGCCGGGCAGTGTAAGCTTTAAGGGAATGATCCAGGCATTCTTTCCCGTGCTGCGCCTGGCCTACTGGTACTTTACGGCTTATGCCGTCCTGTTCTGCTTTATTCCCTTCCTTAATCCGGCCATCCGTTCCCTCAGCAGGGAATCCGCCAGGTGGCTCTGCCTGCTGGTCCTGATTGTCTTCTCCCTCTTTTCCACCATATCCGGCTACGGGAACTGGCTCAGCCAGGGCGGCTACAGCGCCATCTGGCTGGTCTGCCTGTACGTCGTCGGCGGCTGCCTGGGGCACTTCCAGCTCTGGAGCACGTTAAAGCGGCCCGCGCTTTACTACGTCCTGTGCTGCATCCTCCCCACCGCCGGAGTAATCGCGTTGGGGTATCTTCCCCTCAATCCGGGCATTGCGGAAAAACTCTTTGTCTCTTATACGGCGCCGTTCTGCTGCCTGTCCTCCTTCTTCCTGCTCATGGCCTGCGCGCGCATGCGCA
The genomic region above belongs to Akkermansia massiliensis and contains:
- a CDS encoding acyltransferase, which encodes MAAPAHSRNHGIDLLRCLSMFFVVLLHVLKWGEGGNLDNSFLGTPNYAVSWYLELSAYCAVNCFALITGYVGVNVPYRISRFINLWFQVFFYTAGITFLFKWLVPGSVSFKGMIQAFFPVLRLAYWYFTAYAVLFCFIPFLNPAIRSLSRESARWLCLLVLIVFSLFSTISGYGNWLSQGGYSAIWLVCLYVVGGCLGHFQLWSTLKRPALYYVLCCILPTAGVIALGYLPLNPGIAEKLFVSYTAPFCCLSSFFLLMACARMRISSGTAIRLISFFAPLSFAVYLIHNNPLIWQNIIKARFAELQACPWYFTAAGALGASLGIYLACSLIDYVRSGLFRLLHIRELSLKLEGTLLKLKEWILRLIPL